The Pyxicephalus adspersus chromosome 1, UCB_Pads_2.0, whole genome shotgun sequence sequence CTATCTCAAGATTCCCCTGGATCACCTAAGGCTTATCGTGCAAACACAGACTATTTACTATTATTGCCCCCCGTTCTGACCATAACTAGTAATCGTGGTGCCTGTGAAGCTGCAGAGAAAACCTTTTGGGTGTTTGTTGTTGAGGGGGAGATTATCACATAGACCCTGTATAGAGCCCTGCACCGGGCACAACCCTTCAGTCCGTGCGGATTAGAGGAACGATCTCTAAATTTAACCGTCGATAGCTAGAAGTATATTTTTGGGCTTGCTCGAGTGTTCTTCAGTGGGATCCGTTTCAGGGCAACACATTCCTTCTGAGGACGGTCAGCAGCTATTTATAGCAATGAGCAATTCCACCATCTCTGAATTCTGGTAAGttggaaatgttttttgcagCCTTTCGTCAGCCTCTCGTATACCTCCATACGTAAACCTGGGGGGGGTCCTGCGTGCATGGGGATGTCTCCTAAAATTTCTATACCGACCAGGCTGATGTTGTAGACAGCATGCCAGTATACTATGGACTATTCGGGAAGCTGGTGCATGGATTTTATTTCCTCTGTTGTTGGCTGAAAGCAGACCTTGTGCTTGGCACCATGGCAGCGACTTGCGTGCAGTCACCATGATCCCGAGACCAAACTTGGTCGCCCGCCTAACTGACCCCATATCATGTCTGTCCACTAGAAGCTTGGGACGACCATGCCCATCTCTGTCAATTTTTATCAAagttgattattttaataaaatctgtagAACCTTTTGGTATCTTTGTGGTCTTTTTGCTTGTAAAACCGTCAGCTCCCTGTTGCTATTAGTTGATACTGGGTCTGgtgacaacctgggctcagaagTTGAGTGATACTGTACATCTGACTGAGGACACCTATTGTCAGAAAAGAGTATTGCAGGGAAAAGTTTTAGTGTGAAGTTGGTATTAAATTTAAGGtcaacattctgttttttttaaaaaatttaaaaaaataatataacttggAAAANNNNNNNNNNNNNNNNNNNNNNNNNNNNNNNNNNNNNNNNNNNNNNNNNNNNatatatatatatatatatatatatatatatatattgtgtgtgtgtatatgtgacTGACAGCCTATATTAAGAATACTTTGAGTTTGGTACACGAGTTACACTATTAATTGACCAGATCACAAATGTGACGTAGTTGGGGATTGTTCACACAGTTGCATTGATGAACACACTTGGGAATGTTGTGCTCACGCAGCCCCCACATATAACACAACATGGACTTTTATGTACGCTGCAGTGTTCAGGACATTGTGTTGCACTGCTGAGGGGTGTTGGGGTGCCGTTAGGATGAGCTGTATTTAATGCATTGCTGCACATTGGTATGTTCGGTTATTGCATTGCTCGTGCATCGTCCATGTCTGCACCAtgatgtgttgatttttttttctcttgttttattgTGTTTCGGCTTGAGTCTGTGGAGTGATAATTCAGcatgttttgctttgtttcagTAGCCGGATCGAGCTGGGAGATGTCACTCCACACAACATAAAACAACTGAAGAGGCTGAACCAGGTCATCTTCCCAGTCAGCTACAATGACAAGTTCTATAAGGATGTCTTGGAAGTCGGAGAGCTTGCAAAACTCGGTACGTACACTGATCGTGTTTACATTATCGGGCATCTCCCGCATGGATGTGAGATGAGACGTCTCTGCTAGTCATTGCCATCCAGCAGGCTGAGACATTTCTGAATGAAGCCCAATATATAACGTGTATAGCACAAGGTGAGACGTACAGCTCGGAGTAAAGGGATGCACAATGCTAGCAATCAAAACAGAAAATCAAGtgaaattctctgtattttattgacCAGAATGTGACTTTGCTTTCACACAGAATCCCTTTCCTTAGGCTTGGTCGGAAGAAAGTTGGAAAACTTTCCTGGATCATTATAAGAATAACTGCATTTTGTAGTTCAGCTTTATGGGGTCCATTTTTATGTTCCTGTATTCCAAAGATTGTCCAAAAAATTACCTtcgggaattattattattatcaactagtatttatatagcgccggcatattgtgcagcgctgtacaatgtcctgtcatgtcactagctgtccctcaaaggagtttacaatctaatgtccctaccatagtcctatatcattaatacagtcttggtgcaatttttgggggaagccaattaccctaacggcatgttgggaggaaaccggaatacccataGATAACTCGCGCAAACACTgtgagaacttgcaaactccatgcatatggtgtcctggctgaaattcaaaccagGAATTCTCGATAGTGTCCTCAATCCCTACATCATCATTGCTgcaaattttaccttttttctttttatttggtatCATTGTCACTAGAACATGACTTGAAACTACTCCAATTACAAAAAGATCTTCTGAGAGCTCTTATTACTCTTaatgtaaaataccaaaaaaaaatttacattttgccctCCAGCCTTGTTTTACTATTTGCATTCATATAGGCTGCTCTCTCAAGCTGCAAATGCTTATTCTGATTTATCTGCCtgctttgtaaacttttttatgcattagaagctgcatcaaATCAGAGACCCGCTTATTTGCTCACCAGCATTGTCTAGCCCCTCCCTTTCGTGTCTGACTGTCTCTAGTCCCGcccccctttattttattttagttcttttagCTGTAAAGCAATACACATTGGCAGTAGTTTAGATGGTCTGCTTGCAAAATGGCATCCACCCATTACTTCCTTTTGATATTTGCATGACTTCTTTTCAAGGGGGTCAACCCACCACTTGCATCACGCCTCTGGGCCTCTAGGAGGCGTTCTATAATGTTGCTGAGTTTAAAAATGTCCTCACCGGTGAATGTGTCCGAAGCAAATTGGTTACCATGTTACTAAGTGACCGGTTCTCTTGGAAGCCTCCCATCTCGGAAAAATAGTTCTGGGCCCCTTggctttgtgtttttgctatGATCACAGGGGGTATGTTCACATATAAGGTGTTTGTAGGGGTGTCACGGACTTGACTGCTTTCCCATTGGATGGAAAGAAGACGATAATGTGGCCCTTATTGATTTTTCCATATGATCATTGTcataatgtgaatatatttttcacctaattatgttttcttttctttgcagctTATTTTAACGACATTGCAGTGGGAGCAGTATGTTGTAGGGTGGATCACTCTCAGAATCAGAAGAGATTGTACATCATGACCTTGGGGTGCTTGGCACCGTACCGTAGGCTAGGAATAGGTAGGTCTTCCAAACTTCGGGaggcacaaaatgtttttgttgcactgtcaaaataattattttacatgaagCATTAGCTGTGAAATTCTACCCCATCATCAGGACAGGCAATGTGAAGAAGTTACGCCCAGAAAAGCTCTGTAATGAAATTCTGACCATTTTTTAACCAATTCTCACCTCTACCCCCAACGTCACTTTTGACATTTCTCCTATGGGCCTGTTTCTTGTGCAGTGACTTTAGTACAACTAAGGTTTCAAtatatccaaataataaatccagtaTGCAATAGCTCAGCGTTGCTTATCGTATTTAAtattaccagtgttctccccagccttttAGCCCACTTTTCCATAACCACcgggctatttttgggtggttactgaaaagttaaagTTGTAAAGTAATTTTTAACCCTTCAACTGCTACAAATGTTTGTGGCAGCATGTGAGCAATCTCACAGCTCTTACAGCAGCaggtttgtgtatatatttttttatgagccAGGTCAGAGCTTCTATGTGGTCCAAGCGGGCCtagtaaaaagtaagaaaaattgaataaaaggttaaaaatagaGCCCCCCACCCATTCCCTTGtacatgtacataaaatatgcaaaccatagacaaaaagtaaaaaaggtaacTGTGTAAATTTTAgaatttctgtcactggaaagacATTACAATCATGATTGCAAAGCAGTTTACTAATGAAAAGATGCCGCTTTTAGTCTTTTTACTTCagtgtttgtttatgttttgttttttaagtgatATATTAAACCCTAATGAGATGAATACACATGtacatgcaaatttttaaaaaatagcaaaaaaggaATCTATTAGATCCTAATTAATcctaaactaaacataaaaaaatatatattaaaaacaaatttaaaaaaatcccacttgccTTTTCTTTGGCAAAGCACTTGATCCCCCTGGAGTTTTCCTGGATGGGATCTCACGCCGACCTAGAATTCTCCTTCGTCCTGAAGTGGAGGAagtgccgggtgccgccatctttgtctttcTTCTTCAACTGGCACTGCACAAGCATGAGATGGGGTGACATAGCTTGTTGTACATGGGGGGGAAAAGTGTGCCgacctcactgcacatgtgtgagattgacatttttttcccattgcaggaaaaagcccctgaTACCAGGAGGAAGTAGCAGACAGAAGCCTCCTGCGATACGTGACGTGGGTATCCctagaggctctgcactccctttctgtctttacagcTGTGGCCAGGTTTCCCcactttttaaagaaagtattttttactttgtatcaaagggttatccacccttttatgtaaagtaaacattttggtgataggtccactttaaggttaaTAAAAGGTCAAATGGTTatgaattttatttatgaaaaaagaattaactttttttctccattctttAGGCACAAAGATGCTAAATCACGTCCtaaacatttgtgaaaaagaCGGCACCTTCGACAACATCTATCTGTAAGTATCTGAAATAGGCTGTAATGCACGCTCCAGAGTGAACTCGCATGTGGGATTTTCAGACTGCAGATATTGTTAACTTCAATGCTGTTTATTCACTGATTGTGTGGGCAGAAAAACTGCATCCGCCATAGTTACATGGTAAGTTAGGTAACAAAAgacatgaagttcaaccactagggaagtaaaacatatcccagatataaaaccccatagacatagttgatccagaggaacgCAGAAAACTCTGGTACAAcatgctccaacaggggaaaaaaattccttcccgattccatgaggcaatcggatgtttcctgggtCAACAGTCTGGTATCTTTACTTAAatgctttaatccccagttatattctgtgcttttagaaatcatccagctttttcctaaagcaatctttagtagttgctaaaactacttcctgagggagcctattccaaattttcacagaccttacagtgaagaatcccttccttatccggagctttaacttcttttcctccagatgcaaagagcgcccccttgtgctttgtaatgatcctaaagtgaataatggggggGGAAAagggttctctatatggaccatttatatatttatacagggtgatcatatcccccctgcAGTCTGACAGTAGGCAGACAACACAGGAAGTAAATAGTGGTGTCACCCTTGCTGTGTTTCTGCGGGGAACCTAAAAGTATCTGAACAGAAATTGAATACCAGCTGGTTGAACAATGCACATCTATGTATTTGATATCTGTTTAACCAGGGCTATCCTTTATGTCCAGGGTAGACAACCTGTAACCCGTTACATTGATGAACACTAAGTCCCATTGTAATAGTGTATTAATTTTACTACTCCCCATGAAAATGCTGACCCTCATATATACCCCATCGGGAGTAGTTCTGCCACACTGGTCCTCACCTCTTCTATACGAATGCCAGAGGTGAATGTGAGAACAGAGTTGCAGGGACTTGCATGGCAGGATGGTTATCTGTGTGTCCTCCACATCTGTGCCCATCTTCTTATGGCAGAGAGTTGGCACAGTGGGTACACAACCTATCGCATGCCAGTGATTCACCTGCTGGTGATTTcccacttttttatttagtttcctGTTGCGTTACTAGAAGTCAATTAATTTTGCCATCCATCCTTTCCCTTTTCAGACATGTCCAGATCAGTAACGAATCAGCCATAGATTTCTACAGGAAATTTGGCTTTGAGATCATCGAAACAAAGAAGAAATATTACAAGAGGATAGAACCCGCCGACGCTCACGTCCTGCAGAAAAATCTTAAGATCTCCTCCACCGCCTCGCCGAACGCAGATGTGCAAAAAAGCGAAAATTAAGCGAAACTACGAACgaacccttttttttcttgcacttgcTTGTCGCCAAATATGGAAAGAGACCCGTTTGAGTTTTACTCCGACCGTTCACTTCTAACATTTCTTCTCTccacttgaaagaaaaaaaaatattattaaaaggttaaaaaaaaaaaggttgaatgcTTCTTCAGAGAGCTGTACAATCTatcacatattattatatattgtttgatTGAACTCTGTTTCCATGGAGACTCGCAGGGAGTGACGGATGTTCTTTCTGGCTTTTCGACTTCTTTGCCCCCCACCCAGTTTGTTTGGGAGAGTGCGTGGTTCTATCAGTCTGGAATagtctttaaataaaatctaatttctttttagcattcttttttttctaattgcattgCTGTTTATTTCAGAGATGTGCAAACTGGGTTTATATTGTGCTTTCGTTTATTTTTTGTAGTGATTGCACCTGAAACTGGTATGCTGGTGATCAAAGCAAACTAACACCACCCCCTGCCATTGCCCATTTCATCTGAAAGTTGACATTGGTGTCTTTCTAGGTCGGGGGTAATTATCCAAAAGGGCCCAATGGCCACCTCTGTGTAATAAAAGTCTACAAAAGGAATAACCCCCTTCCAAGGATCTACAACTATAAATTGCTACTGTAACGTGAACAGGACTTTTGTGATTGAGTCTCTCACCCCTAAAAATAAGCGAACTACAAAAGCCAGCAAGTCAGCATAACATTAGGGCAGCTTGAATTTTTAAGCCGACGTCAGCAATATATATCTAGAGATTTCATTCAAAGCTTCCTTTCATTCTTGCAACCACATTTGCAGGtttgtgttttcttaaaaaatgggGACCTTTTTTGGACAGATAACGATTATAATTTGCAGGTAAGTgttatttattgcagaggggGGGCATTGCTTGT is a genomic window containing:
- the NAA50 gene encoding N-alpha-acetyltransferase 50 isoform X1, producing the protein MKGSRIELGDVTPHNIKQLKRLNQVIFPVSYNDKFYKDVLEVGELAKLAYFNDIAVGAVCCRVDHSQNQKRLYIMTLGCLAPYRRLGIGTKMLNHVLNICEKDGTFDNIYLHVQISNESAIDFYRKFGFEIIETKKKYYKRIEPADAHVLQKNLKISSTASPNADVQKSEN
- the NAA50 gene encoding N-alpha-acetyltransferase 50 isoform X2 is translated as MKGRIELGDVTPHNIKQLKRLNQVIFPVSYNDKFYKDVLEVGELAKLAYFNDIAVGAVCCRVDHSQNQKRLYIMTLGCLAPYRRLGIGTKMLNHVLNICEKDGTFDNIYLHVQISNESAIDFYRKFGFEIIETKKKYYKRIEPADAHVLQKNLKISSTASPNADVQKSEN